A window of Candidatus Saccharibacteria bacterium oral taxon 488 genomic DNA:
AGGCACAGCCAGCGTGCGGTGGTGCGCCGTATTTGAAGGCGTTTAGCATGGCCCCAAACTTTTCCTCGACGTAGCTTTCGCTAAAGCCGAGCAAATCGAATACTTTGTATAGCACCGCTGGGTTGTGGTTGCGCACACCGCCGGAGCAGATTTCATAGCCGTTCATCACCATGTCGAATTGGTCAGCCACGATGGCGAGCTTGTCGGCGTCAGTCTTCGCCGACTCCAGCGCCTCTATACCGCCCTTTGGCATACCAAATGGGTTGTGTCCAAAATCAAGCTTCTTGCCGTGGTCGTCCCATTCATAGAATGGAAAATCGATAATCCAAGCAAACGCTACCACGCTCGGGTCTTTCAGGTTGAAATGGGCGGCAAATTCGTTTCGCAGACGGCCAAGCACGGCGTTGACGACTGAGCGAGTGTCGGCACCGAAGAAAACTGCATCACCATCAACTGCACCAGTTTTTTGTTGGATTGAAGACAGCTCTATTTTACTCAAGAACTTAGCAATTGGCGATTTCGCTTCGCCGTCTTGGTAGGTGATGTACGCCAAACCGCCCGCCCCCTCGCTCTTGGCAATGTCAGTGAATTGGTCAATTTGCTTACGGCTAAGACTGGCGCCATTTTTAACACAAATCGCCTTTATACACTCGGCGTTCTTGAACACACCAAATTCGGTGTTAGCAAAGACATCGGTTAGTTCAATCAGCTCCATACCGAAGCGCAGGTCCGGCTTGTCCGAGCCATATGTCTCCATGGCGTCGCGGTAGGAAATGCGCGGAATTGGACTGCCGTCACCGACCGCGAGACCACTCAAATCCAGCAATTCCTTGCCTGCAAAATCAGTCGCTAACTGACACATCAGCGGCTCAACTTCCTGGCGAACCTCCTCGCCGTCCTCAACGAAGCTCATCTCCAGATCCAGCTGATAAAACTCGCCATACAACCGATCGGCTCGCGGATCTTCGTCGCGGAAACACGCCGCCAACTGATAATATCGCGGCACGCCGCCAACTATCAGCAATTGCTTGAACTGCTGCGGTGCTTGCGGCAGCGCGTAAAACTTGCCCTCTTGCAAACGACTTGGGATCAGGAAATCGCGCGCGCCCTCAGGGCTGGAATTTGCCAAAATCGGCGTTTGAATTTCGATGAATTGGCGCTCGTCCATATACTGATGCATCCGGCGGTACATTTCGGCGCGCTTTTTCAGTATCTGTTGCATCTTTGGGCGGCGCAGGTCGAGGTAACGATACTTAAAACGTAAGTCCTCACCTGCCTGATTCTCCTCGGCAAACGGCTGGATTGGCAAGGTCTCGGCTCGGTTGAGAATTTCCAAATTTTCCACCACAATTTCCACATCACCGCTGGCAATATTTGGGTTTTTCAAACCTTCGCCGCGCTCCGTCACCACGCCGCTAGCACGAATCACAAACTCATCGCGCAAGCTCTCCGCCAAACGAAACGCTTCCGCGCGCTCAGGATTAATAACCAGCTGCACCAAGCCAGTATGGTCGCGTAGGTCAATAAAAATCAGCCCGCCGTGATCGCGCCGGGAATGCACCCAGCCAGCCACTGTAATCACTTCACCAACCCTATCAGGGGTATGTATCGCCAAAACTCTCTTTTTCATATCTGTTATTATAGCATATTGATGTGTTTTTTCGCCTTTGGCGTCACCCGCCGGCCGCGCGGCGTGCGCTCAATGAAGCCGATTTGTAGTAAATACGGCTCATAAAAATCCTCGATCGTCGTTGCTTCGTCGCCTGTCAGAGCAGCAATGGTCGTTAGTCCCACCGGATTATCGCCATAATTTTCCAGGATTGATTGTAGTAAATTACGGTCGGCTGGGTCTAATCCCAACTCATCCACCTCCAGCATTTCCAAAGCACTCGTTGTCGTTTTCACATCAATTATGCCATCGCCGTTGACGTCGGCATAGTCGCGCACGCGCTTGAGCAGGCGATTGGCGATGCGCGGCGTCAAGCGAGCCCGTGTCGACAACAAGTTCGCCGCTTCATGCCGAATCGACGACTCCAGAATGGCTGCGCTCCGCGTCACAATCTTAGCGATATCCTCTGGCTCATAAAATTCCAAGCGATAAATATGCCCGAAGCGATCGCGCAGCGGCGCCGCCAAACTGCCCGTCCGCGTCGTCGCACCGATGACCGTAAACCGCGGCAAGTCCAGTCGAATCGACCGGGCCGCCGGGCCTTTGCCGATGACGATATCCAGCTTGAAATCTTCCATGGCCGAATACAAAATCTCCTCCACCGCCCGACCGAGTCGATGGATCTCATCGATAAACAAAATATCGCCGTCCGCTAGGTTGGTCAAAATCGACGCCAAATCGCCCGCTTTCTCAATGGCCGGACCGCTGGTAATGCGCAAATTCGTGCCCATCTCATTGGCGATCACCGTCGCCATGGTCGTCTTGCCTAGTCCTGGTGGACCGTAGAGTAGTACATGATCCAGTGGCTCACCACGCTTCTTTGCCGCCTCAATTGCCAAGCGCAGGTTGCGCTTCAAGCGCTCCTGACCAACATACTCACTAAAGCTCTGCGGGCGCAGACTGATTTCAATTCGCTGCTCCTCAGCATCATCATCGTGCGGACTGGTATCAACTATTCTTTGAATTGCCATTATAAGCTCCTGTAATATTCTTTTAGCATCTTAGCCATCAGTCGCTGCCGCTGTTTTAAAAATTCTTCATAATCAACGGCCACCGCCTTCATTAATAAAATTGGAATTGCATTGTCACTAAAGTTGCTTTTTAGTTCATCCTCGCCAGTAATATCACTGTGATGGTCATTTTTACTACTTAAAATATCGCTTAAGTAATCGCGAGGGGCTAAATCTCCGACTGAAATATTTATATCATTGCGCAGATGTACAAAATTAGCAATTCTATTGTATTTAGTTTTATCATAACCATGCTTAACTAAATAATTTTTAGGAAAAATGTGATGCACGTCATCAGTCGCCAAGTCTCTGGCAATATTATTTTTCGACAAGAATCCTTGCTTCAGTAATTTATTCTGCGCCGCAACAAACATGTGCCAAAACGGATTATTTATCGTCGGCTTATCAAGCTCATCAACCAATGTTGAGTCCCAAAATATATCAGACAACTCCTGCTTTTCCAGCGTAGCAACAAATTTAGCCAAATCTCCAGGATTTTGAATCCGTTTAATATCCTGCTCAAACTTAGTTTCAAAACTGCCGGAATGGCGACCAGTCAGTAACGAAATTGCCAGCAATCTACGAACTAGCGAATTAGCTTCGGCATGATTTTCGCCAATATCAAATAGCCGCAGGTACATTGCATAGGCGTAATTAACTGCATTGCGAGCAATCAACATACTGGGTTCGTCATAACCGCTGCCGCGCAAAATGTTTTGTACAAAATGCTTAAATTTATTTTCGTTTGTAAATTGGTACAAACCCTTCTCAAGCTTTCGGAAGGACTCGTCAGCAATTTCTTTTTCATCCTGGCGAGTTTCAAAATTACGACCCGAAAGCAATGCCACGATATCGCCAAGTTTACCCCTTGCAAACTGCGTCAAACCAACAACCCGAATAATATCATTATACGATGGATCATATAGGTCATCTGTTTCATTTTTAAGCCAAGATATTTTCGTAAAATAATCAGTTTTAGCAAATTCTGTATCGTTTTCCTTAATAATGTCAAACTGCTCGGGGGCAACCGATAGATGTGCAAAATAATCAATAAATTTACGAAGTTTCATGCCCATTTCATCACCCGGCTCGTTCTCATAAACCGCAATTTTACTCATCGCAAAATCGGCATTACTAAGATTAACACCGCTAGCATTAATTCGGACAAATATTTCATTTACTATATTGATATCCAAAGACGGACTAAGCTGGATTTCACCAATTTGCTTATTTTTAATCTGGATCAAACGGTTAAGTCGCGTATTAACCTCTTGGCGCGTTAACGACGGATTTTTTTCTGCATATTCTTCAACAAACGTCAGCGTATCATAGCCGTTTACCATCACTTCAGCAATATCGCTAATCCATTCTTTACCGCGAATAGTTGAAACTGTACGAGTACGAAACTCCTCAGTCAGCGGATTAAACGATATAGCAATCCGTTTTTTCTTATATTTTTTATCTATCACATCAAGCCCGCTAATCGCTGCCCTGAGTGCAGTGATACGTTGCTGGCCATCAATCAAAATACGCTTGCCCTGCGACGTCGACCCATCCTTCAGCTTCACGTCTGGGTTTTGCCAAGTAATGATATAGCCGACTGGATAGCCTTGATATAACGAATCCATCAAATCGCGTACCTGCCAACTCATCCATACAAACGGCCGCTGGATCTCCGGAATAGCAATTGCACCGCTTTCTACCCAGGCCAGAATAGTACTAATTGGTGTTTGATTAAGAGAAAATTTTGTATCTTCCATATATGTCTATTATAGCACCCCGAGAATAAGACTCACGCTAAGATGTAGTAGTAATCACCCTTCAAGTGTCTCCCAACGAATCCAAAAACACAAACCCCATAAACAACATCACGAACTAAATATTTCAAATAAAGAGACCCTACTTCTTCAGCGCCTCGGTCACCCGCTGCGCTGTTGGCAGATTGACATCAACGTTCTCTAGCGCCTTGGTAGCGTCAGCCAAGGTGTAGCCCAGCGCCATCAGCGCCTCCAACGCTTCGTCGGAAGTATTCAATTCAGTCTGGACTGGCGCAGCTGCTCGGCCGTACTGCGTCGGTAGGCCGACTTTATCGCTCAGATCAACCACCACACGCTCAGCGGTTTTTTTGCCAACACCAGCAGCTTGTTGTATAAAGGCACTGTCGGCATTGGCGATGGCGTTACGGACGTGCTCAGCATCGCCAAGACTGAGAATGGCCAATGCGGCCTTTGGTCCAACGCCCTGAACGGTGATCAGCATTTCAAACAGTTTCTTTGCCGCCAGGCTCGAGAAGCCAAACAATTCTTCCGCCTGCTCGCGCACATGATGATAGGTGTAAAACTTAGCGTCTTGATCCAGCGCCACCGCCTCGAAATCACCAGCCGATACGCTGACTTCATAACCGACGCCGTGAACGTCAATCACGATGCTGCCCGCACCAAACTTTTCAGCGATCGTGCCAGAGAGGTGGGCGATCACGGTCGTCTGTCTCCGCCGCCCGGAGGATTGGTCGGGCCGGGCGAAGTGCCGCCGCTGCCACCGCCTGAACCGCCGCCGCTACCGCCGCCACTGCCATTGCCGCCGCCTGGATTTTGGTCGTCATCGCCAGTACTGCCACACGACGCAGTCTTTCGCGAATGCTTCGTCGCATCAAATTTATCTTCGGTGATGGTAATGAGACGCTTGGTAGCTAGGTCGCAGACGGTGATCTGCTTAGTGGTGGACGTTTGCCGACAATCAGCAGCGTTCTTGGAGTATTTAGCGGCGTCAAATTGATCTTCAAAAATTGACTCCATTTGCTTGGTCGCGAGGTTACACACCTCAATCTTTGGCTTGGTCTGATCACATTTCTCGGTCGGGAGGGCGTTCGAGAGGAAATATTCTTTGTAAGCACCAGGGCTGGAATCATCAGCCAGACCACCGTTGCTACTACACACGCTTCGCTGGACAACGCCGTTTGGTACATCAAAACCAGTTTTCGCGCCCGCCAGCAGCTTGGTCATTGTCGCCCGCCAAATTGGTGCCGCCACGTCCGAACCACCGCTGTTCATGACCTTGTTGTTGTTATTGCCGACCCACACGCCGACAGCATATTGCGGCGTATAGCCAATCGTCCAGGCATCGCGGTTATCATTGGTGGTACCCGTCTTGACAGCAACCGTTTTGCCGCCCACCGTCAGGCTG
This region includes:
- the aspS gene encoding aspartate--tRNA ligase, with amino-acid sequence MKKRVLAIHTPDRVGEVITVAGWVHSRRDHGGLIFIDLRDHTGLVQLVINPERAEAFRLAESLRDEFVIRASGVVTERGEGLKNPNIASGDVEIVVENLEILNRAETLPIQPFAEENQAGEDLRFKYRYLDLRRPKMQQILKKRAEMYRRMHQYMDERQFIEIQTPILANSSPEGARDFLIPSRLQEGKFYALPQAPQQFKQLLIVGGVPRYYQLAACFRDEDPRADRLYGEFYQLDLEMSFVEDGEEVRQEVEPLMCQLATDFAGKELLDLSGLAVGDGSPIPRISYRDAMETYGSDKPDLRFGMELIELTDVFANTEFGVFKNAECIKAICVKNGASLSRKQIDQFTDIAKSEGAGGLAYITYQDGEAKSPIAKFLSKIELSSIQQKTGAVDGDAVFFGADTRSVVNAVLGRLRNEFAAHFNLKDPSVVAFAWIIDFPFYEWDDHGKKLDFGHNPFGMPKGGIEALESAKTDADKLAIVADQFDMVMNGYEICSGGVRNHNPAVLYKVFDLLGFSESYVEEKFGAMLNAFKYGAPPHAGCAFGVDRILMELIDETNVRETLAFPKNGSGVDVMMDSPSTVDPAQIKELGL
- the ruvB gene encoding Holliday junction branch migration DNA helicase RuvB codes for the protein MAIQRIVDTSPHDDDAEEQRIEISLRPQSFSEYVGQERLKRNLRLAIEAAKKRGEPLDHVLLYGPPGLGKTTMATVIANEMGTNLRITSGPAIEKAGDLASILTNLADGDILFIDEIHRLGRAVEEILYSAMEDFKLDIVIGKGPAARSIRLDLPRFTVIGATTRTGSLAAPLRDRFGHIYRLEFYEPEDIAKIVTRSAAILESSIRHEAANLLSTRARLTPRIANRLLKRVRDYADVNGDGIIDVKTTTSALEMLEVDELGLDPADRNLLQSILENYGDNPVGLTTIAALTGDEATTIEDFYEPYLLQIGFIERTPRGRRVTPKAKKHINML
- a CDS encoding DUF262 domain-containing protein; its protein translation is MEDTKFSLNQTPISTILAWVESGAIAIPEIQRPFVWMSWQVRDLMDSLYQGYPVGYIITWQNPDVKLKDGSTSQGKRILIDGQQRITALRAAISGLDVIDKKYKKKRIAISFNPLTEEFRTRTVSTIRGKEWISDIAEVMVNGYDTLTFVEEYAEKNPSLTRQEVNTRLNRLIQIKNKQIGEIQLSPSLDINIVNEIFVRINASGVNLSNADFAMSKIAVYENEPGDEMGMKLRKFIDYFAHLSVAPEQFDIIKENDTEFAKTDYFTKISWLKNETDDLYDPSYNDIIRVVGLTQFARGKLGDIVALLSGRNFETRQDEKEIADESFRKLEKGLYQFTNENKFKHFVQNILRGSGYDEPSMLIARNAVNYAYAMYLRLFDIGENHAEANSLVRRLLAISLLTGRHSGSFETKFEQDIKRIQNPGDLAKFVATLEKQELSDIFWDSTLVDELDKPTINNPFWHMFVAAQNKLLKQGFLSKNNIARDLATDDVHHIFPKNYLVKHGYDKTKYNRIANFVHLRNDINISVGDLAPRDYLSDILSSKNDHHSDITGEDELKSNFSDNAIPILLMKAVAVDYEEFLKQRQRLMAKMLKEYYRSL
- the ruvA gene encoding Holliday junction branch migration protein RuvA, producing the protein MIAHLSGTIAEKFGAGSIVIDVHGVGYEVSVSAGDFEAVALDQDAKFYTYHHVREQAEELFGFSSLAAKKLFEMLITVQGVGPKAALAILSLGDAEHVRNAIANADSAFIQQAAGVGKKTAERVVVDLSDKVGLPTQYGRAAAPVQTELNTSDEALEALMALGYTLADATKALENVDVNLPTAQRVTEALKK